Part of the Pseudoalteromonas undina genome, CTCAATTTTGGATGACTCGATCTATTATTCAAGCTCTTTGATGAACTCTATATCTAAGTTAAATCTTTCGACTTTAGATGATGAGGTGGTTGTTGGAGAGGGTTGTGGATATGGTAGATATAAATTCAGAGAACCTGTACATGTAAAAGCTATTAAGGAGGGCGAAAAGGTTTGTTTACTAGTAAGTGATTGGCATAATCATAGACTACTGAAGTACAGTAATAATAAATATATTACTGAGCTAGGTTTTTTTGCTTCAACATCATCGAAAATAAAAAATATCGCTAAATTTATAAAGGGAATGAGTGTTTCAGGTTCTTATATAGAAACTCACTTCAAACCAAATAGTGTCAAGCATAATGTAAGAACAAGTTTTTTTCATAATGCTGCCTACTTTTTCTCATCCTCTTTTAGGCTAACTTCGAAAAGATTTTTCAATATTAATAAGCCCAATGGGGTATCGCTGTACAAAAATGGCTTTATATTTACTCAAAAAAATAGAAATGTATTGTCATTTGTAGATGAAAAATTAAACCCTATAAAAGAGTTTACTCCACCGGAAAGTGGTCGTTTAGCAAATGTAACACCTTGTGAGGATGGAGTTATATTTTGTATAGAATCTATAGGTGTCGTATACAGGCTAAACAATTTAGGTACCTTCTCGAAAATCTTATTGAAGCCCTCAAGTGTTAATTTTAAACCATTTTGCGCATGTGTTATTGAAGAGGACTTACTTGCAGTAATATCTATGTTTAACTTACATATTTTTGAAATGTCAAGTGGCCTTGAGAAGGCATGCTATAGCGTCGATGGTGAATTACATGGACTTGACGTGTCCAATAATAATATTTATATCTCGGATCGAGAAAATAGTGAAATATATATTTTGAGACTTAACAATGATTGATATTAATAACCCGCTTTCTATAGGTAGTTTTCTTAATTTTGGTTACGATATTACATACACTCCAAGTATTAAGTTTGATTATTCACAAATATCTTCCAATGCTAAAAAGCCTGATTATAAAACTACAAAAGATATATTTATGTCTTGTTTGGAGGGGTGTATAGGTGATACTAATGATGATATAGTTGTGCCTATAAGTGGAGGTCTCGACAGTAGAGCTTTATTGGCCGGTCTTCTGGAGCTTCGAAGTGCTGATAAAATTAAAACTTATACTTTCGGTACAAAATCCAGTTATGATTTTGAGATAGGCAAAGGTATAAGTAAAAAGTTAGGAGTCACATGTAACTCTTATGAACTATCTGAGTATAGCTTTGATGAAAAATCATTGTTTGATACAGCTTCAATGTTTGATTATCAAACTACACTATTTTATCACCCGCCATATGATGAAATTAAAAATACTTTTAACAGTGATTTGGTGCTTGTTGGTTTTATGGGGGATCCTTTAGCTGGTTCTCATTTGCCAGAAGTGGTGAGTGTAGATAACACACAATTATTACAAAGATTTTTGTCAAAAAACCAAATGGTTAGAAGCTGCTCTTTGCATGATTTGGAAGCATCTAATTTAAATGAGATAGTAAAGTTTCCAGAGCTTATTTTAAGTAAGATTACTAAAGACGAGTACTTAGACTTTGAAGTAAGGCAATTAAGGTATGTTCACCCTCATGTAATGCCAAAACAATTAAATTGTAAGTCTCCATTTATCGAGTCTGACTGGTTTAATCATATGCTTTCTTTACCCACAGAGTGCCGAAGAGAGCAGTCTTATTATAATGAATTCTTAATTAATGCCTTTCCCGCAGCATTTAACTTTCCTTGTAAAAATAACTACGGCCTTAAATTAAATACTCACCCAACTTTGATTAAACTTTGGCGAGGTGCCCATCGATTAAATTCGTTGAGGGATAAAACAATTAACTACCAAAATTTTAATCGCAGAATTTGTGATGATAAAGCACTTTATAAATTATTAGATATGCTTCTTCATAGGTTAGCCAAACGTAATCTAAATTTAAAGTTGGATCCAGTTGAGCTATTAAGAAACCATAAAAACCACAATGCTATTTTTTCAGATGCAATTATTAATTTAGCGTCTTTAGAAGTTAACTTATCCGCTAATAATCAGTAATAATCAGTAATAATCAGTAATAATCAGTAATAATCAGTAATAATCAGTAATAATACAGATTGTTGCTAAATAAAAAGCATAATTTAATCAATTAGGTAAAGTTTCAAGGCGTATTAATGAAAGTAACTTATATCTCTAGTTCTATAATCCCATCTAGGACTGCAAATAGTATTCATGTAATGAAAGTTTGTCAGGCTTTTTCAGAGCTGGGTCACGAAGTAACCTTATTAGCACCAGATGTTAAAGATAATTATGAAAAAGACATAACAGATGTCTATGAGTTTTATGGAACTAGTAATATATTTAATATAGCCAAGTTACCTTGGCTGACTTATTTGAAAGGAACATCACTTTTTTATGGTTTTTTTGCAGCCTTAAAAAGCCACAGAATGAATGCTGATTTAGTTT contains:
- a CDS encoding asparagine synthetase, with the translated sequence MIDINNPLSIGSFLNFGYDITYTPSIKFDYSQISSNAKKPDYKTTKDIFMSCLEGCIGDTNDDIVVPISGGLDSRALLAGLLELRSADKIKTYTFGTKSSYDFEIGKGISKKLGVTCNSYELSEYSFDEKSLFDTASMFDYQTTLFYHPPYDEIKNTFNSDLVLVGFMGDPLAGSHLPEVVSVDNTQLLQRFLSKNQMVRSCSLHDLEASNLNEIVKFPELILSKITKDEYLDFEVRQLRYVHPHVMPKQLNCKSPFIESDWFNHMLSLPTECRREQSYYNEFLINAFPAAFNFPCKNNYGLKLNTHPTLIKLWRGAHRLNSLRDKTINYQNFNRRICDDKALYKLLDMLLHRLAKRNLNLKLDPVELLRNHKNHNAIFSDAIINLASLEVNLSANNQ